In Dyadobacter sp. NIV53, a single window of DNA contains:
- a CDS encoding TonB-dependent receptor, which produces MGKQNFTGDYNCFRNACGVPLGILCKVLFLLFLCTSGQAQTSGRANPVTVSGQVTEKATGQPLVGVSIRVKNGTDGVVSDANGSYKIQVPANSVLLFTYIGYSDVEEQVGNRSNISPQLETGDKSLNEVVVVGYGSQSKRELTGSVASVNSKQLQDRAVVSFGEALAGQMAGVQVQQTSAAPGGGISLKIRGTGSITAGNQPLYVVDGVPLDNSVSNASAQGGDIGDQSPVNPLASINPGDIQSIDVLKDASATSIYGSRGSNGVVLITTKTGAAGKSQISLNASYGFQEIGKKVGIMTNQQYTQRLTDQRNTDWVRAGGKVTDPNSARSGPQYKIADEFKNAASLPFTDWQDLLYRRAPMQNYQLAASGGTENARYYLSGNYQNQEGIVINSGFKKYAFRLNVDAKVSDKIKVGFRIAPSYTNNRIATTGGIQDYGAVATTVMSVPGLYPSRNADGSYATSYTLHYDDGTTQTMNYNNALAFGEGIKNTMNQFSTVGSLFTTVDILKNLQFKTSINGDVNTFNNNKFSPSFISVNPSFGRSYAATNISWVNENTLTYDNSFSEKHHVNVLVGLTEQKSSFNSTAVNANAFPNDLVPTLNAGIVTGGSSILSQWTLLSLLSRATYNFDQKYFFTATFRRDGSSRFGSENKWGNFPSASVGWRIGQEKFMADVTAVSELKVRGSYGLIGNNQIPDYASVGLIYGSNYILGSGDGSIASGLAQGSFGNANLGWEKAKEIDLGFDLGLFQNRIFLTADYYNKLTSDLLLNVPVPLSTGYETALRNLGSLRNKGVELALETRNFKRANFTWTTNANISFNRNKVESLGAGGTPIIVANRAQENSLTHITQIGSPLGSYYGYIFDGVYNTQAQVDGSAHLPNTYAGDAIFRDLNGDGVINDSDKTIIGNNLPKFTYGMTNSFTLGNFDFGISLQGVQDVEVMNLTKRSAYRNNGTISVNYWRSPEEPGDGRTFGAGSSANNRTISSYLVDDASFLRIRNVTIGYRLGKVLNGTILKNARVYMNIQNLHTFTKYSGYNPEVNTTEGDPWISSALTPGIDYGTYPMARTIVFGLNLGF; this is translated from the coding sequence ATGGGAAAACAAAATTTTACCGGGGATTACAATTGTTTCCGCAACGCTTGCGGAGTACCTCTGGGAATACTCTGCAAAGTGTTATTCCTGCTCTTCTTATGTACCAGCGGACAAGCCCAGACGTCTGGCCGGGCTAATCCGGTTACTGTTAGCGGCCAGGTCACCGAGAAAGCGACCGGTCAGCCCCTTGTTGGTGTATCCATTCGGGTGAAAAACGGCACTGATGGTGTCGTTTCAGATGCGAATGGTTCGTATAAAATACAAGTGCCAGCAAATAGTGTTCTTCTATTTACGTATATAGGATACAGTGACGTGGAGGAGCAGGTAGGAAACCGTTCGAATATTTCACCGCAACTCGAAACTGGTGACAAATCGCTGAATGAAGTTGTTGTAGTAGGTTACGGAAGCCAGTCAAAGAGAGAACTGACGGGTTCGGTAGCCTCGGTTAATTCCAAGCAATTGCAGGATCGGGCGGTGGTTTCATTTGGCGAAGCCCTCGCTGGCCAGATGGCAGGTGTACAGGTGCAGCAAACTTCGGCTGCGCCAGGCGGTGGAATTTCTCTGAAAATCAGAGGGACAGGTTCCATTACAGCGGGCAACCAGCCGTTGTATGTGGTTGATGGTGTGCCGCTTGATAACTCTGTCAGTAATGCATCAGCCCAGGGCGGGGACATTGGGGATCAGTCGCCGGTAAATCCGCTGGCGAGTATTAATCCAGGTGATATTCAGTCGATTGATGTACTTAAAGATGCATCCGCTACATCCATTTACGGATCGAGGGGTTCCAATGGAGTGGTTTTAATCACAACGAAGACGGGAGCAGCCGGTAAGTCGCAGATCAGCCTTAATGCCAGCTACGGTTTTCAGGAAATTGGCAAGAAGGTGGGCATCATGACCAACCAGCAATATACACAGCGGCTTACCGACCAGCGAAATACCGACTGGGTACGCGCAGGTGGCAAGGTTACGGACCCGAACTCGGCAAGAAGCGGCCCGCAATACAAGATAGCCGACGAATTCAAAAATGCAGCTTCCCTTCCATTCACCGACTGGCAGGACCTGCTTTATCGCCGCGCACCGATGCAAAACTATCAACTGGCGGCTTCGGGTGGAACGGAAAATGCCCGGTATTATCTGTCGGGCAACTACCAGAACCAGGAGGGTATTGTAATCAACTCCGGTTTCAAGAAATATGCATTTCGTTTAAATGTAGATGCGAAGGTTTCCGACAAAATAAAAGTCGGCTTCCGTATTGCGCCATCATATACAAATAACCGTATTGCAACTACCGGCGGGATCCAGGATTACGGCGCGGTAGCCACCACGGTCATGTCGGTTCCAGGATTATACCCCTCCCGGAATGCAGATGGCAGCTACGCAACATCCTACACGCTGCACTACGACGATGGCACCACCCAAACGATGAATTATAACAATGCGCTAGCTTTTGGTGAGGGTATTAAAAACACCATGAACCAGTTCAGTACGGTCGGCAGCTTGTTCACAACCGTTGATATTTTGAAAAATCTACAATTCAAAACGAGTATCAACGGGGATGTCAATACGTTTAATAATAATAAGTTCTCGCCTTCATTTATCAGTGTAAATCCATCGTTCGGCCGTTCTTACGCAGCCACCAATATTAGCTGGGTGAATGAGAACACACTTACCTACGACAATTCGTTTTCCGAAAAGCATCATGTGAATGTATTGGTGGGATTGACAGAACAGAAGTCGAGCTTTAACTCAACGGCTGTAAACGCCAATGCATTCCCGAACGATCTGGTGCCTACGCTTAATGCAGGTATCGTGACGGGTGGAAGCTCGATCCTTTCCCAGTGGACACTCCTTTCATTGTTAAGCAGGGCGACTTACAATTTTGACCAGAAGTATTTTTTTACCGCCACTTTCCGCCGGGATGGTTCGTCCCGTTTCGGCTCGGAAAACAAATGGGGAAACTTCCCTTCCGCTTCGGTTGGCTGGAGAATAGGCCAGGAAAAATTTATGGCTGACGTAACTGCGGTCAGTGAGTTGAAGGTACGAGGAAGTTATGGCCTGATCGGAAACAACCAGATTCCGGACTACGCTTCTGTCGGATTGATCTATGGCAGCAATTATATTTTAGGATCGGGTGACGGTTCGATCGCAAGCGGTTTGGCGCAGGGTTCATTTGGCAATGCAAATTTGGGATGGGAGAAAGCCAAAGAAATAGATCTGGGTTTTGATCTCGGGCTTTTTCAAAACCGGATTTTCCTGACTGCTGATTATTATAACAAGCTGACCTCTGACCTGCTTCTCAATGTCCCTGTGCCACTTTCAACAGGCTACGAAACGGCATTGCGCAATTTGGGAAGTCTCCGCAACAAAGGCGTCGAGCTTGCACTGGAGACCAGAAATTTCAAGAGGGCAAATTTTACCTGGACAACCAATGCCAACATTTCTTTTAACAGAAACAAAGTCGAATCACTTGGTGCGGGTGGCACCCCGATTATCGTTGCCAATCGTGCCCAGGAAAATTCTCTGACACATATTACCCAGATCGGAAGTCCGCTGGGAAGCTACTATGGCTATATCTTCGATGGTGTTTACAACACACAGGCACAAGTGGATGGTTCTGCGCATTTACCGAACACCTACGCTGGCGATGCAATATTCAGAGACCTGAATGGTGACGGGGTAATCAATGATTCCGACAAAACCATTATCGGGAATAACCTTCCGAAATTCACCTATGGCATGACGAACAGCTTTACTCTAGGAAACTTCGACTTCGGGATTTCGTTGCAGGGTGTTCAGGATGTGGAAGTGATGAACCTGACGAAACGCAGCGCTTATCGCAACAACGGAACGATTTCCGTCAATTACTGGCGGTCGCCTGAAGAACCGGGTGATGGAAGAACATTTGGCGCGGGCAGCTCGGCCAACAACCGTACGATTTCATCTTACCTGGTCGACGATGCCTCCTTCCTGCGCATCAGAAACGTGACGATCGGCTACCGGCTTGGCAAGGTGCTCAACGGGACGATCCTGAAAAATGCGAGGGTATACATGAACATCCAGAACCTGCACACCTTCACCAAATATTCGGGCTACAATCCGGAGGTTAATACAACCGAAGGTGATCCCTGGATCTCTTCCGCGCTCACACCGGGCATCGATTATGGTACTTACCCGATGGCAAGGACTATTGTATTTGGCCTCAATCTTGGTTTCTGA
- a CDS encoding RagB/SusD family nutrient uptake outer membrane protein — protein MISKNIKTAFALVILALSGTSCDDFLESKPISQIGETDFFKTESDFNQALVGAYSAFAQVYQGNGYYSLLVDLRSDNTTELTAGGDGNDAKRNIDEFRETTDNEHLTAFWQSSYVLIARANSILAKIDGSAVSDNLKKQYTGEALTLRALAYFNLVRLYGGIPLVAEPVTDIDASYSVGRSTPQEVYAQLEADLVKAEELVPVSYDESAVGRATKGAAQSLLGQIYLTQKKYTEAAAEFKKVVASGTYSLLPVYADLYKAGQQGNSEAIWQAQYKSASNYLGSNLPNHFAPTGSEGITIASGGAFGFNQPTDDIAAAYSVGDARRNNIADGYQNGSTFVAAKYIRGYVERETGGGYADSGADWYVIRYADILLMYAEALNEVNKGPVAEAYTAINLVRKRAKLADLSGLTYETFKTAVYNEERIESPFEGHRWFDLLRTDRALTVMNSKVSGGGKSTVGISTPIKPYQLLYPIPALAVITSTPAIVQNEGY, from the coding sequence ATGATCTCAAAAAATATTAAGACAGCTTTTGCGCTGGTTATCCTGGCATTATCAGGAACGTCCTGTGACGATTTCCTGGAATCAAAACCCATTTCTCAGATCGGCGAAACGGACTTTTTTAAAACCGAATCTGATTTTAACCAGGCGCTGGTAGGTGCCTACTCCGCTTTTGCACAGGTGTATCAGGGTAACGGGTATTATTCCCTGCTGGTCGACCTTCGGTCGGATAACACAACAGAGCTTACCGCTGGCGGGGATGGTAATGATGCGAAAAGGAATATCGACGAATTTCGGGAGACGACTGACAATGAACACCTCACTGCCTTCTGGCAGAGCAGTTACGTGCTGATTGCAAGAGCGAACAGCATTCTTGCTAAAATCGATGGCTCGGCCGTTTCCGATAATTTGAAAAAGCAATACACAGGCGAAGCACTGACATTGAGAGCGCTGGCCTATTTCAACCTCGTGCGGTTGTACGGCGGCATTCCGCTTGTGGCCGAGCCGGTAACAGATATCGATGCGAGTTACAGTGTTGGCCGCTCCACCCCTCAGGAAGTATACGCCCAGCTCGAAGCCGACCTTGTTAAGGCAGAGGAATTGGTACCGGTTTCATATGATGAATCCGCTGTGGGTAGGGCAACCAAGGGTGCTGCTCAAAGTCTGCTTGGACAGATTTATTTGACGCAAAAGAAATACACGGAAGCCGCTGCCGAATTCAAAAAAGTAGTTGCGTCAGGCACATATAGCCTGCTGCCTGTGTATGCCGACTTGTATAAAGCCGGACAGCAGGGAAATTCTGAGGCGATCTGGCAGGCACAATATAAAAGTGCGTCCAATTACCTTGGTTCCAACCTGCCCAATCACTTTGCACCAACCGGTTCGGAAGGGATCACCATAGCATCAGGTGGGGCTTTCGGGTTTAACCAGCCGACCGATGATATTGCTGCCGCATATTCTGTGGGCGATGCTCGCCGGAACAATATCGCTGATGGCTATCAGAATGGTAGCACTTTTGTTGCTGCCAAGTATATCCGCGGTTATGTGGAGCGCGAAACAGGAGGCGGTTATGCCGATTCGGGAGCCGACTGGTACGTAATCCGCTATGCCGATATTCTGCTGATGTATGCAGAAGCGCTAAATGAAGTAAATAAGGGCCCTGTTGCCGAGGCTTACACGGCGATCAACCTGGTCAGGAAACGTGCGAAACTCGCCGATCTGAGCGGTCTGACATACGAAACTTTCAAGACGGCAGTCTACAATGAGGAACGAATAGAGTCCCCATTTGAAGGGCACCGCTGGTTCGATCTCCTGCGCACGGATCGTGCACTCACGGTCATGAATTCGAAAGTATCCGGCGGGGGTAAAAGTACAGTAGGAATTTCGACGCCGATCAAGCCTTATCAGCTCTTGTACCCGATTCCGGCGCTGGCTGTAATTACCAGCACGCCTGCAATTGTCCAGAATGAAGGGTACTGA